From the genome of Meriones unguiculatus strain TT.TT164.6M chromosome X unlocalized genomic scaffold, Bangor_MerUng_6.1 ChrX_unordered_Scaffold_30, whole genome shotgun sequence, one region includes:
- the LOC110543998 gene encoding melanoma-associated antigen B4 produces the protein MPRGKKSKARAREKRRQTQDETQKPNDAQAKAVEKGESSGDAGPSISVAGFPQGKAPTTTAGTGQGRKRSRKGAKGQEVGNGSSSRAPLSTGSKQMDLLSRKTGILIEYMLCKYKMKKPAKRGEMLKVINKRFKEHFPEMLKKAAYRLDVVYGIEMKEVRPHGQSYVLVSKLDFQDDGSGSNTLGVPNRGILIPLLSVIYINGYCAPEEEVWRFLNMLGINDRVPHLIFGDVRKLITEDLVEEKYLEYRQVPGTDPVCYQFLWGPRAYSECSKKRVTDFLDKISKTVPSVHTSYEQALIEEEEKAKAEAAVKPGSKGKAKRRSKSKFSNATH, from the coding sequence ATGCCCAGAGGAAAGAAGAGTAAGGCCCGTGCTCGTGAGAAACGTCGCCAGACCCAAGATGAGACCCAGAAGCCAAATGATGCTCAGGCAAAAGCAGTAGAGAAAGGAGAGTCTTCAGGAGATGCTGGGCCAAGCATTTCTGTTGCTGGCTTCCCACAGGGCAAAGCACCCACTACCACTGCTGGTACAGGCCAGGGTCGCAAAAGGTCTCGTAAAGGTGCAAAGGgccaagaagtgggaaatggtagtTCTTCTAGGGCCCCACTCTCCACTGGATCCAAACAGATGGATCTTTTATCAAGGAAGACAGGAATACTGATTGAGTATATGCTCtgcaaatacaaaatgaaaaagccTGCAAAAAGGGGAGAAATGCTGAAAGTTATCAACAAAAGGTTCAAGGAGCACTTTCCTGAGATGCTTAAGAAAGCTGCCTATCGATTGGATGTGGTTTATGGCATTGAGATGAAAGAAGTCCGGCCCCATGGTCAATCCTATGTGCTTGTCAGCAAGCTAGATTTCCAGGATGATGGAAGTGGGAGCAATACACTGGGTGTTCCCAACAGGGGCATTCTGATTCCTCTCCTAAGCGTGATCTACATAAATGGCTACTGTGCCCCAGAGGAGGAGGTCTGGCGCTTCCTGAATATGTTGGGAATCAATGATAGAGTCCCACACCTCATCTTTGGGGATGTCAGGAAGCTTATCACTGAAGACCTAGTGGAGGAAAAGTACCTAGAATACCGTCAGGTTCCTGGCACCGATCCTGTATGCTATCAGTTCCTTTGGGGTCCAAGAGCCTATTCTGAATGCAGCAAGAAGAGAGTGACAGACTTCTTAGATAAGATCAGTAAAACCGTACCCAGTGTTCACACATCTTATGAGCAGGCCTTGattgaagaggaagagaaagccaaAGCTGAAGCTGCAGTTAAGCCTGGCAGTAAGGGCAAAGCCAAGAGACGTTCTAAGTCCAAGTTCAGCAATGCTACTCACTAG